GCGACCCGGCGGTTCCCTTCCCTGCCGACGGGCGGTGTATTGACCATCGGCTGCCCGCGGCCCAAGATCATGGGGCTAGGCGGCCCCCCAACGATCCTCCCGAAAGGACCCACCGTGTCTGAGCTTTGCGATTTTGGCCTGATCGGCCTCGCCGTGATGGGTGAAAACCTGGCCCTGAACGTCGAGAGCCGCGGCAACAAGGTTGCCGTCTACAACCGCACGACGAGCGTCGTGGACGACTTCATCAACGGCCGGGCCAAGGGCAAGCAGTTCGTCGGGTGCCACTCGCTGGAGGAGCTGGTCAAGAACCTGGCGCGGCCTCGCAAGGTGATGATGATGGTCAAGGCCGGCCCCGCGGTCGACGCGGTGATCGACTCGCTCAAGCCGCTCCTGGAGCCGGGCGACATCATCATCGACGGCGGCAACACCTACTACGCCGACACCGAGCGCCGCACCAAGGAGGTCGAGGAGGCAGGCTTCCTGTACTCCGGCACCGGCGTGTCCGGCGGCGAGGAGGGCGCATTGAAGGGCCCCAGCATGATGCCGGGCGGATCGCCCGACAGCTGGCCGCACCTCAAGCCGATCTTCCAGGCGATCGCCGCCAAGGTGGGCCCCAACAACGACATCCCGTGCTGCGAATGGGTCGGACCCCGCGGCGCCGGGCATTACGTGAAGATGGTGCACAACGGCATCGAGTACGGCGACATGCAGCTCATCTGCGAAGCCTACTCGATGCTCAAGGAGGGCCTGGGCCTCACCAACGACGAGCTGTACGACGTGTTCGCCGAGTGGAACACCGGCGACCTCGACAGCTACCTGATCGAGATCACCCGCGACATCTTCAGCGTCAAGGACCCCGAGACCGGCCAGTTCATGGTTGACCTGGTGCTGGACCGCGCCGGCGCCAAGGGCACCGGCAAGTGGATGAGCCAGCTGGCGCTCGACCTGGGCGTGCCCAGCACGCTGGTCACCGAGGCGGTCTACGCCCGCGGCCTGTCGGCCCGCAAGGACGAGCGCGTCAAGGCCGCCAAGGTGCTCCAGGGCCCCTCGCCCAAGTACGACGGCGACCGCAAGCAGTTCATCGAGCAGGTCCGCCAGGCGCTGTACGCGTCGAAGATCGTCAGCTACGCGCAGGGCTTCGTGCAGCTGCAGGCGGCCGCCGCCGAGCACGACTGGCCGCTCAACTACGGCGAGTGCGCCATGCTGTGGCGGGGCGGGTGCATCATCCGCGCCGTGTTCCTCGACCGCATCAAGGAGGCGTTCGACAAGAACCCGAACCTGGAGAACCTGCTGCTGGACTTCTACTTCGCTGGCGCGGTCGACAAGTGCCAGGACGCCTGGCGTCACGTGGTGTCGCAGGCCGCCCTGCTGGGCATCCCCGTGCCGGCGTTCTACACCGCTCTGGCCTACTACGACGGCTTCCGCCGCGAGATCCTGCCGGCCAACCTGCTGCAGAGCCAGCGGGACTACTTCGGCGCCCACACGTACGAGCGCACCGACAAGCCGCGGGGCGAGATGTTCCACACCGAGTGGCTGGACCTGCGTAAGGAGCCCTCCTAGCTTCCACAGGCCTAACGGCCGACGGATCCTCTGCGTCGGCGCGCCCTGGCAAGCGAACAGACCCAAAGGCGTCCGGTCCTGCGTCCCGCAGGACCGGACGCCTTTTTTGATTGTGCCCGTGGTTATCTACTGTCCGAATCGAGCGTGGACCCTACGGTCAAGAAGAGTGGGCCACGTGGCCAGGCCGACTAGGCCGACCGCAGCTCGACCCACCCGGTCTCGTCCTTGCCGTGTTCGCCCGATCCCTTAGCCCACGGAAAGCAAACCATGCCCCCTCTCCGGACGCTCTCCTGCCTCAGCATCGCGGCGCTCTCCCTGTCGATTCTGGTCGTCCGGGCCGAAGCCGACTGGCCGCAGTGGCGGGGCACGAACCGCGACGCGCACGCACCGGACGGCAAGTGGCCGACTTCACTCGGCGAGGAACACCTTCAGCTATCCTGGCGGAAAGAACTCGGTCCCAGCTACTCCGGACCGATTGTCGTGGGCGATCGTGTGTTCACCACCGAGACACGCGGCGAAAAAACCGAAGTTGCGTCGGCCTACGACCGCAACACCGGCGAGAAGCTGTGGGAGTTGGAGTGGCCCGGCGCGATGCAGGTCCCGTTCTTTGCCGCGTCCAACGGCAGCTGGATCCGTGCGACGCCAGCCTGCGACGGACAGACGCTCTCTGTCGTCGGCATGCTCGACGTGCTTGTGGCGATCGACGTTGAGTCCGGCGAGGAACTCTGGCGGGTCGACTTCCCTGCCGAGTTATCCGTTGAGCCGCCGCAGTTCGGCGCCGCGTCCTCGCCGCTACTGCACGAGGGATCCCTGTACGCACAGATGGGGCACAGCATCGTGAAGGTGGACGCGCAGACCGGCAAGACCATCTGGCGGATTGCCGACAAGTCGGGCGACGCGTTTAGCTCGCCGTGGATCGGCTCGGTAGCCGGCGAGCAGCTTCTCGTCGTGCAGGCGCGTGAGGAGTTGCTCGGCATCGCCCCCGACTCAGGCCAGGTGCGTTGGTCGCAGCCGATCCAGGCCTACCGCGGGATGAACATCATGACCCCCACCGTCTACGAAGATCAGTTCTTCACGAGCGCCCACTCGGGCCGGTCGCAGCTCTGGCAAGTCACAGAGGGCGCCGACCCTACCCTGGATGAGCGGTGGTCAAACAGCGCACAGGCGTACATGTCATCGCCCGTGGTGGTGGGCGACTACCTGTACATGCACTTGAAGAACGAGCGTCTGCAGTGTGTCGACCTCCGCACCGGAGAGGAGGCCTGGCGGAGCAGGCCCGAAGGGAAGTACCAAAGTCTCGTCGTGGTAGGCGGCAACGTGCTCGCGCTGCGGTCGGACGGCGAGCTGATCCTGTTCCGTGCGACCCCCGAAGCGTTCGAGGTGCTCGACCGCCGCAAGGTCGCCAACGACGAGACCTGGGCGCACCTAGCGGTGTGCGATGGCAAGATCTTCGTTCGCGAGCTCAACGCCTTGGCCGTCTACGACTGGAAGTAGGCGAACCTCCGCGCGGCTGACTTGCGAAGCGGGAACAAATCTCGCATGGGCCGGCGGACGGAGGCACTAGCGACCGCGACCCTACGACGTCGCCGCTCGACGAGGGTGTGCTCGCTGCACTACCATGAAGTGCTGAGAGAGCCCCCGATCACCCCTCCCCGTTGAGCCCCACCGTGTCACCAGCCGTCATTGCCTTGCGCCCATGGTTCACCGCCGCGTTAATCACTTTGTCGTGCGGTGCGCTAGTCGCATCAGCCACCGAACCGACCTTCGTTGAGCTCGACGGGCAGCTCTACGGCGCCCAGGGCGACGAAGTCGGCCCGATCGGCGGCGGGGAGGGCTACACGCGGACCGTCACGGAGGGTGATCGCACGGCGACGACGCTCGACGAGCTGCTCGCCACCCTCCAGGAGTCGAAGGCGGGCGACGTGGTGTTCGTCCCCGGTGACGCCCAGATCGACCTCACAGCACGGATCTACATCGAGAAGCTCGTGCTCAAGGTCCCCCCCGGCGTCACGCTGGCCAGCGACCGCGGCGCCGACCGCGACGGCAAGACCTCGCCGGGCGCCCTCTTCACCAGCGACGCGCTCGACACGCCGGTCGTGATCGAGCCGCAGGGGCCGGGCGTGCGAATCACCGGCATCCGGCTGCGGGGGCCCAACACCAAGCGGTACCTGGACCACCACGCCCGGGCCCGCGAGCTGCACGGCAAGGACTTCCGCGAGTACTACTACAAGCTCCCCACGTCCGACGGCGTCGTCACGAAGCACGACCGCCTGGAGGTCGACAACTGCGAGATCAGCGGCTTCGCCCACGCGGGCGTGCACCTGCGGGCGGGCGTGGGGCACCATGTGCACCACTGCTCGATCCACCACTGCCAGTACCAGGGACTCGGCTACGGCGTGTGCCATGACCGCGCGTCGAGCCTGATCGAGCGGTGCCTGTTCGACTGGAACCGGCACTCCATCGCCGGCACCGGGCGGCCGTCCTGCGGCTACGTGGCCCGGCACAACGTTGAGCTCGGCGAGTCGCTCAGCCACTGCTTCGACATGCACGGCGGCCACGACCGGGGCGACGGCACCAACACCGCCGGCACGCGCATCGAGATCGCCAACAACACCTTCCGGTCCACCCGGCTGCCGATCAAGGTGCGGGGCGTGCCCGAGGAGGCCTGCGACGTGCGCCACAACTGGTTCGTCCGCCACGACTCGCCGTCGGCGGCGGTCTCGGCGGAGGAGCGGACCGAGGTGCACGACAACGCGTACGGGGAGCCGGCTAGCCTATCGGCCAACGGCGGCTAGAATCCCCCATGCCCGAAGGCCACGTCATCCACCGCATCGCCCGCGACCAGACCAAGCAGTTCGCCGGGCAGAAGCTGACGGTGCTCTCGCCGCAGGGGCGATTTGCGGACGGCGCCAAGGCGCTGAGCGGGCGCCGGCTCGACGTGGTCGAGGCCTACGGCAAGCACCTGTTCTACCGCTTCACCGGCGGCAAGCGGCTGCACGTGCACCTCGGGCTGTACGGCAAGT
This genomic interval from Posidoniimonas corsicana contains the following:
- the gnd gene encoding decarboxylating NADP(+)-dependent phosphogluconate dehydrogenase, producing the protein MSELCDFGLIGLAVMGENLALNVESRGNKVAVYNRTTSVVDDFINGRAKGKQFVGCHSLEELVKNLARPRKVMMMVKAGPAVDAVIDSLKPLLEPGDIIIDGGNTYYADTERRTKEVEEAGFLYSGTGVSGGEEGALKGPSMMPGGSPDSWPHLKPIFQAIAAKVGPNNDIPCCEWVGPRGAGHYVKMVHNGIEYGDMQLICEAYSMLKEGLGLTNDELYDVFAEWNTGDLDSYLIEITRDIFSVKDPETGQFMVDLVLDRAGAKGTGKWMSQLALDLGVPSTLVTEAVYARGLSARKDERVKAAKVLQGPSPKYDGDRKQFIEQVRQALYASKIVSYAQGFVQLQAAAAEHDWPLNYGECAMLWRGGCIIRAVFLDRIKEAFDKNPNLENLLLDFYFAGAVDKCQDAWRHVVSQAALLGIPVPAFYTALAYYDGFRREILPANLLQSQRDYFGAHTYERTDKPRGEMFHTEWLDLRKEPS
- a CDS encoding PQQ-binding-like beta-propeller repeat protein; translated protein: MPPLRTLSCLSIAALSLSILVVRAEADWPQWRGTNRDAHAPDGKWPTSLGEEHLQLSWRKELGPSYSGPIVVGDRVFTTETRGEKTEVASAYDRNTGEKLWELEWPGAMQVPFFAASNGSWIRATPACDGQTLSVVGMLDVLVAIDVESGEELWRVDFPAELSVEPPQFGAASSPLLHEGSLYAQMGHSIVKVDAQTGKTIWRIADKSGDAFSSPWIGSVAGEQLLVVQAREELLGIAPDSGQVRWSQPIQAYRGMNIMTPTVYEDQFFTSAHSGRSQLWQVTEGADPTLDERWSNSAQAYMSSPVVVGDYLYMHLKNERLQCVDLRTGEEAWRSRPEGKYQSLVVVGGNVLALRSDGELILFRATPEAFEVLDRRKVANDETWAHLAVCDGKIFVRELNALAVYDWK
- a CDS encoding right-handed parallel beta-helix repeat-containing protein, with translation MSPAVIALRPWFTAALITLSCGALVASATEPTFVELDGQLYGAQGDEVGPIGGGEGYTRTVTEGDRTATTLDELLATLQESKAGDVVFVPGDAQIDLTARIYIEKLVLKVPPGVTLASDRGADRDGKTSPGALFTSDALDTPVVIEPQGPGVRITGIRLRGPNTKRYLDHHARARELHGKDFREYYYKLPTSDGVVTKHDRLEVDNCEISGFAHAGVHLRAGVGHHVHHCSIHHCQYQGLGYGVCHDRASSLIERCLFDWNRHSIAGTGRPSCGYVARHNVELGESLSHCFDMHGGHDRGDGTNTAGTRIEIANNTFRSTRLPIKVRGVPEEACDVRHNWFVRHDSPSAAVSAEERTEVHDNAYGEPASLSANGG